A region from the Salidesulfovibrio onnuriiensis genome encodes:
- a CDS encoding UDP-glucose--hexose-1-phosphate uridylyltransferase: MSFNDHPHRRFNPLTGEWVLVSPHRTKRPWQGQQEEPDRSARPRYDKGCYLCPGNERAGGEHNPEYTGTFVFTNDFAALLPEVPGLEPQDDDLLRAEPESGVCRVICFSPRHDLSIPRMTREQVTRVVDLWISEFRDLGARRDIGYVQIFENRGSVMGCSNPHPHGQIWATKSVPMIPGAETRCQAAHLEEKGECLLCRYLKRELSLGERIILENESFVVLVPFWAVWPYEVMLLPRRHMASIEEMDERERADLAEAMIRLGIRYDNLFQTSFPYSMGIHQRPTDGGDHPEWHFHFHYYPPLLRSASVRKFMVGYEMLGMPQRDITAEQAAATLRELSEIHYLDREQA, translated from the coding sequence ATGTCGTTCAACGATCATCCGCATCGGCGGTTCAATCCGCTGACCGGTGAATGGGTTCTTGTTTCGCCGCACCGCACCAAGCGGCCCTGGCAGGGCCAGCAGGAGGAACCGGACCGTTCGGCCCGGCCCCGGTACGACAAGGGCTGCTACCTGTGCCCGGGCAATGAGCGGGCAGGAGGCGAACACAATCCCGAATACACCGGGACCTTTGTCTTCACCAACGATTTTGCCGCGCTTCTTCCCGAGGTCCCCGGCCTGGAACCCCAGGACGACGACCTGCTGCGGGCCGAGCCAGAGTCCGGCGTCTGCCGGGTGATCTGTTTTTCCCCCCGCCACGATCTTTCCATCCCGCGCATGACCCGGGAGCAGGTGACCCGGGTGGTGGACCTGTGGATTTCCGAATTCCGCGACCTGGGCGCGCGCCGTGACATCGGTTACGTGCAGATCTTCGAGAACCGGGGCTCGGTCATGGGCTGTTCCAATCCCCACCCGCACGGCCAGATCTGGGCCACCAAGAGCGTGCCCATGATTCCCGGCGCGGAAACCCGCTGCCAGGCGGCCCACTTGGAGGAAAAGGGCGAATGCCTGCTGTGCCGCTACCTGAAGCGGGAGCTCTCCCTGGGCGAACGCATCATCCTCGAGAACGAATCCTTCGTGGTCCTGGTGCCGTTCTGGGCGGTCTGGCCCTATGAGGTCATGCTCCTGCCCCGCAGGCACATGGCTTCCATCGAGGAAATGGACGAGCGGGAAAGGGCCGACCTTGCCGAAGCCATGATCCGGCTGGGCATTCGTTACGACAACCTGTTCCAGACCTCATTCCCGTATTCCATGGGCATTCACCAGCGGCCCACGGACGGCGGCGATCATCCGGAATGGCATTTTCATTTCCACTATTATCCGCCCCTGCTGCGCTCCGCCTCGGTGCGCAAATTCATGGTCGGCTACGAGATGCTGGGCATGCCCCAGCGCGACATCACCGCCGAGCAGGCCGCCGCAACCCTGCGGGAGCTGAGCGAAATCCATTATCTTGACCGGGAGCAGGCATGA
- a CDS encoding galactokinase, producing the protein MTAIVSRYRQALGEGVFDTRLAGLYGVGEVHAQRERHDRLLARMEERFGKVPALMVSVPGRTELGGNHTDHNHGRVLAAAVHLDCLAAVAPTGDNTVRIHSEGFSDPIHVDLSDLSPRSEEAGSSEAIVRGVASSLRLRGHNVGGFSACITSAVPMGVGLSSSAAFELLIGSMFNELHNGGAVSGLDMARAAKDAENIHFNKPCGFMDQIACAFPGVSMIDFMDPENPVIESIDGDFEAGGHKLVVVNTGGDHANLTPDYAAIPGEMQRAAQALGRDFCRGITLDTVLGSLKALRERAGDRAILRLIHFIEENDRVPDMAAALGCGDMRRYVGLMLESGDSSWRLLQNCISMVGEIGQPIPLALILSERLLGGRGAWRVHGGGFAGTIQALVPLELLEHYAQGMEAVFGAGAVVPLGIRHSGMGVLRID; encoded by the coding sequence ATGACCGCGATCGTTTCCCGGTACAGGCAGGCCCTTGGCGAGGGCGTTTTCGACACACGGCTTGCCGGGCTCTACGGGGTCGGGGAAGTGCATGCGCAGCGGGAACGCCACGACCGTCTGCTGGCGCGCATGGAAGAGCGCTTCGGCAAAGTGCCCGCGTTGATGGTGAGCGTTCCCGGCAGGACCGAGCTGGGCGGCAATCACACGGACCACAATCACGGCCGGGTGCTGGCCGCCGCCGTGCATCTGGACTGCCTGGCCGCGGTCGCTCCCACCGGGGACAACACGGTCCGCATCCATTCCGAAGGCTTTTCCGATCCCATCCATGTGGATCTTTCCGATCTTTCTCCCCGCAGCGAGGAGGCGGGCAGCTCCGAGGCCATCGTGCGCGGCGTGGCTTCGAGCCTCAGGCTGCGCGGCCATAACGTCGGCGGCTTCAGCGCCTGCATCACCAGCGCCGTGCCCATGGGCGTTGGGTTGAGTTCCTCCGCGGCCTTCGAGCTGCTCATCGGTTCCATGTTCAACGAGCTCCACAACGGGGGCGCGGTTTCCGGCCTGGACATGGCCCGCGCGGCCAAGGATGCGGAAAACATTCATTTCAACAAGCCCTGCGGGTTCATGGACCAGATCGCCTGCGCCTTTCCCGGCGTTTCCATGATCGATTTCATGGATCCCGAGAATCCGGTCATCGAAAGCATTGATGGCGATTTCGAGGCGGGCGGCCACAAGCTCGTGGTGGTCAATACCGGGGGCGACCACGCCAACCTGACCCCGGACTATGCGGCCATACCCGGCGAAATGCAGCGGGCCGCCCAGGCCCTGGGACGAGATTTCTGCCGGGGCATCACCCTGGACACGGTGCTGGGTTCCCTGAAGGCGTTGCGGGAGCGGGCCGGGGACCGGGCCATCCTCAGGCTCATCCATTTCATCGAGGAAAACGACCGGGTGCCGGACATGGCCGCAGCCCTCGGCTGCGGCGACATGCGGCGCTATGTCGGGCTCATGCTCGAATCCGGGGATTCCTCCTGGCGGCTGCTGCAGAACTGCATCAGCATGGTCGGCGAGATCGGCCAGCCCATTCCCCTGGCCCTGATCCTTTCCGAACGGCTGCTGGGCGGGCGGGGAGCCTGGCGCGTGCACGGCGGCGGGTTTGCCGGGACCATCCAGGCCCTGGTGCCCCTGGAACTGCTGGAGCACTATGCCCAGGGCATGGAAGCGGTTTTTGGCGCGGGCGCGGTTGTGCCGCTGGGGATTCGCCATTCCGGCATGGGCGTTCTGCGGATCGATTAA